In Musa acuminata AAA Group cultivar baxijiao chromosome BXJ2-10, Cavendish_Baxijiao_AAA, whole genome shotgun sequence, a genomic segment contains:
- the LOC135583775 gene encoding scarecrow-like protein 9, with amino-acid sequence MGTGIRDFRAVINEFKHDHLFPDPITAEGFKLGAPPAMTASNHTGLFDLQSIPAVHTLDSTSDSSAVFSTGMDGGFSYGLFTEENALSSLDLGEPQPFSNLPDVHPGFSPSVSTPNSNLVPSLSVSTKVDVLEDSEIFSDIVLNYIERMLMEENIDEKFDVYPEHPALRVAEKPFYEILGEKFRHSADQPSSCSSHFSDNPNDLNHHGSSSVNIGGSMVAGNSWPYDPIEYSQLQAHPVVDGSSQSSFSSTNIFGNIVLGVEESILSTLTDPDFVTESQPAWQFQRGVEEACKFLPSADRLVVNLEADGFSLLQGTKEQRRLVEVKEETEDKEHPVHPARGRKNPHGEDLDTEGRINKQSAVFIEETLRTEMFDDVLLCNGENCAKGVNELRLKLQNQLSKISHICHSKGSSRGRGRGKNQSKREVVDFETLLIQCAQAVATDDHPSANELLKQIRQHSSPHGDANQRLAHWFADGLQARLVGTGSQVYHSLAAYRIPVTDILKAYQLYLAACPFRKISHFFSTQTIVNVVEKATRLHIIDFGIYYGFQWPDLMQRLSTRPGGPPKLRMTGIDVPVHGFRPTELIHETGHRLADYARSFNIPFEFRAIAAKWETIRVEDLNIDKDEVLVVNCLYRFRNLMDETVLVDSPRDAVLKTVRKINPNVFIHGVLNGTYGAPFFLTRFREALFHFSCMFDMIEMTVPREDEPRQLIEKVMFGREALNVISCEGTERVERPETYKRWHARNLRAGFTQLPLNPDIVKKAKNKVKSCYHKDFVVVEDSQWLLQGWKGRIIYALSTWKSNR; translated from the coding sequence ATGGGTACCGGAATTCGAGATTTCCGGGCAGTGATTAACGAATTCAAGCATGACCACCTCTTCCCCGATCCGATCACTGCCGAAGGCTTCAAGCTCGGAGCGCCGCCGGCGATGACTGCCTCAAATCATACTGGCTTATTCGACCTCCAGAGTATTCCCGCTGTACATACCCTTGATTCCACATCTGATTCGAGTGCTGTGTTCAGTACTGGCATGGATGGCGGATTTAGTTATGGTCTCTTCACCGAGGAGAATGCCTTGAGTAGCTTAGACCTAGGAGAACCACAGCCCTTTTCGAATCTCCCGGATGTTCATCCTGGGTTTTCACCTTCGGTTTCCACCCCAAACTCCAACCTTGTGCCATCTTTGAGTGTAAGCACCAAGGTCGATGTCTTGGAAGACTCTGAGATCTTCTCTGACATTGTCCTCAACTATATTGAGCGGATGCTCATGGAGGAGAACATTGATGAGAAATTTGATGTATATCCAGAACACCCTGCTCTCAGAGTTGCAGAGAAACCCTTTTATGAGATCTTAGGTGAGAAGTTCCGACATTCAGCTGATCAGCCATCATCGTGTTCCAGCCATTTCTCGGATAACCCCAATGACCTTAACCACCATGGGAGTTCCAGTGTCAATATCGGTGGCAGCATGGTTGCCGGCAATAGCTGGCCATATGATCCTATCGAGTACTCTCAGCTACAAGCTCATCCTGTCGTTGACGGCTCTTCACAGTCTTCGTTTTCTTCAACAAATATTTTTGGTAATATCGTACTAGGGGTTGAGGAGTCTATTCTAAGCACACTTACGGATCCTGATTTCGTTACTGAAAGCCAACCTGCTTGGCAATTCCAGAGGGGAGTTGAGGAGGCATGCAAATTCCTTCCAAGTGCTGATAGGTTGGTAGTCAACTTGGAAGCTGATGGTTTCTCCTTACTTCAAGGGACAAAAGAACAAAGGAGACTGGTTGAGGTCAAAGAAGAGACTGAAGACAAAGAACACCCGGTTCATCCAGCGAGGGGTCGGAAGAATCCACATGGGGAGGATTTGGATACAGAGGGAAGGATCAATAAACAGTCAGCGGTTTTCATCGAGGAGACTCTTCGCACAGAAATGTTTGATGATGTTCTGCTATGTAATGGGGAAAATTGTGCAAAGGGTGTCAATGAACTCCGACTGAAATTGCAGAACCAACTAAGCAAAATTTCCCATATCTGTCATTCTAAAGGATCAAGTAGGGGAAGGGGTCGAGGGAAGAACCAGTCAAAGAGGGAGGTGGTGGATTTTGAAACTCTCCTCATTCAATGTGCTCAAGCTGTGGCGACAGATGATCATCCAAGTGCAAATGAATTGTTGAAACAAATCAGACAGCACTCTTCTCCTCATGGAGATGCGAACCAGAGGTTAGCCCATTGGTTTGCCGATGGCCTCCAGGCTCGCCTTGTGGGTACAGGAAGTCAGGTCTACCATTCCCTGGCTGCATACCGGATTCCTGTTACTGACATTCTAAAAGCTTACCAGCTTTATCTGGCTGCTTGCCCTTTCAGAAAGATCTCTCACTTCTTCTCTACCCAGACCATTGTAAATGTGGTGGAGAAGGCAACGCGGTTGCACATTATAGATTttggcatatactatggtttcCAGTGGCCAGATCTCATGCAACGCCTTTCTACTAGGCCTGGTGGGCCTCCGAAGCTTCGCATGACCGGTATCGATGTACCTGTGCACGGATTCCGTCCGACGGAGCTGATTCATGAAACAGGGCACCGGTTAGCTGATTATGCACGCAGTTTCAACATCCCTTTCGAGTTTCGGGCAATTGCTGCTAAGTGGGAGACCATTCGAGTAGAGGATCTCAACATCGATAAAGATGAGGTGTTGGTGGTCAACTGTTTGTACAGGTTTAGGAATCTGATGGATGAGACGGTGCTAGTGGATAGTCCAAGGGATGCAGTCCTGAAAACCGTAAGAAAGATCAACCCAAATGTGTTCATTCATGGTGTCCTTAATGGCACGTACGGCGCTCCATTCTTCCTCACACGTTTTCGGGAAGCTCTGTTCCACTTTTCTTGTATGTTTGACATGATTGAGATGACCGTGCCACGTGAGGATGAACCCAGACAGCTGATCGAAAAGGTTATGTTCGGCCGGGAGGCTCTCAATGTCATCTCTTGTGAGGGTACAGAAAGGGTGGAGAGGCCGGAGACCTACAAGCGGTGGCATGCAAGGAACCTGAGGGCCGGGTTCACTCAGCTTCCATTGAACCCTGACATCGTGAAGAAAGCAAAGAACAAGGTGAAATCCTGCTACCACAAGGATTTTGTTGTTGTCGAAGATAGCCAATGGCTGCTACAGGGGTGGAAGGGGAGGATCATTTATGCACTATCCACATGGAAATCGAATAGATAG